In Thunnus maccoyii chromosome 3, fThuMac1.1, whole genome shotgun sequence, the following proteins share a genomic window:
- the phc2b gene encoding polyhomeotic-like protein 2b, with translation MSEPGGPASTASNTGTSTSSTTTSASSTTAASSSSTSNTTTTTTPATTSTSSSSSSINTSSSSSSSTTTGRQAVPQISVYSGIPDRQTVQVFQQALHRQPNTAAQYLQQMYAAQQQHLMLQTAALQQHNLSTAQLQSLAAVQQASIAAGRQSSSQNGTSSQQTGSTQATINLTTSPAAAQLISRAQSISSTPTSISQQAVLLGSPSSPTLTASQAQMYLRAQMAQQSNLVQVARSLGRAVPLSPQLIFTPTATVTAVQSESSTQASSQNQVQNLAIRGQQGATTSSSQTQTLQALSLKQSPVPIQPASLIKNPSQGTQASAGGKASSSDSSSEVGKKGDSAAVTEVRAINMSRSVTAVSAQPLIAPAYTQIQPHSLVQQHKQQQQQQQQQQQQQFVVHQSQSSQRTPGQLLQTASIQPSQHPVPVLPKPAPHQPSTPSQQATIFHSTISPHALHSSLSHAKAQPVQLTAINLQIQPTASRLVQDSKDKPTSLVVRETCPTPATQQQQQQQQQQQQQQQPATSPSPSQSAKPVEQPKVDPATPAVQPQGGGSTKRPSAAPGTPPPAMTSGNESEAPTVTGSTPQNGENKPPQAIVKPQVLTHVIEGFVIQEGAEPFPVCVERLPILIDSPKKLDHQLSSDPDKTPVSNAANSDSEPEDMNQPEKEQEPKLTCEYCGWVDFAYTFKGSKRFCSMVCAKRYNVGCTKRIGLFRPERSKPTNRWRRRSQGRSSIEAKKQKLSPSPQQPQGGSVSSPHPSQPSQEESSPCSDMSSYEEPPSPLSAASSGPLAPAPAPAQVSVHRQPSRASDQEGCAGRDASTLCQHFLPNDPTKWNVEEVYEFICSLPGCQEIADEFRSQEIDGQALLLLKEDHLMSTMNIKLGPALKIFARINMLKDS, from the exons ATGAGTGAGCCGGGGGGCCCTGCCTCCACGGCCAGCAATACTGGGACCagcacctcctccaccaccaccagcgcCTCCAGCACCacagctgccagcagcagtAGTACCTCtaacactactactactactactcctgctactacttctactagtagtagcagcagtagtattAACACTAGTAGTAGTTCCAGTAGTAGTACTACAACAGGAAGACAGGCAGTGCCTCAGATATCTGTTTACAGTGGGATACCTGATCGACAAACTGTGCAG GTATTCCAGCAAGCGTTACATAGACAGCCTAACACAGCGGCACAGTACCTGCAGCAGATGTACGctgctcagcagcagcatctgatGTTACAAACTGCTGCCCTCCAGCAGCACAACCTCAGCACCGCTCAGCTTCAGAGCTTGGCTGCTGTACAGCAG GCCAGTATTGCAGCTGGTCGGCAAAGCTCTTCACAGAACGGCACTTCATCTCAGCAAACTGGATCCACTCAGGCTACA ATCAATCTGACCACCTccccagcagcagctcagctgatCAGCCGGGCTCAGAGCATTAGTTCCACCCCCACCAGTATTTCCCAGCAGGCTGTTCTTCTGGGCAGCCCATCTAGCCCCACTCTCACGGCCAGCCAGGCACAGATGTACCTGCGCGCACAGATG GCCCAGCAGAGTAACCTGGTACAAGTGGCCAGAAGCCTGGGAAGAGCCGTTCCTCTGTCCCCACAGCTCATCTTCACTCCGACAGCTACAGTGACGGCTGTCCAGTCAGAGAGCTCCACGCAGGCCTCCTCACAG AATCAGGTACAGAATCTGGCCATCcgtggccagcagggggcgaccACGTCCTCCTCTCAGACTCAAACTCTGCAGGCTCTGAGCCTGAAGCAGAGCCCTGTGCCCATCCAGCCTGCCTCACTGATCAAGAATCCCAGTCAGGGGACCCAAGCCTCTGCGGGAGGGAAGGCCAGCTCCTCCGACAGCTCCTCTGAAGTAGGGAAGAAGGGGGACAGCGCAGCAGTCACAGAAGTCCGAGCTATTAACATGAGCCGCAGTGTTACAGCTGTCAGTGCCCAGCCTCTGATTGCTCCAG CGTACACCCAGATCCAGCCCCACTCCCTGGTTCAGCagcacaagcagcagcagcagcagcagcagcaacagcagcagcagcagtttgtggtCCATCAGAGCCAAAGTTCCCAAAGGACCCCGGGCCAGCTGCTGCAGACAGCATCCATTCAGCCATCACAGCACCCCGTCCCCGTGTTGCCCAAACCTGCTCCACACCAACCCTCAACGCCTAGCCAACAGGCCACCATCTTCCACTCCACCATCAGCCCCCACGCACTCCACTCCTCCCTCAGTCATGCCAAAGCCCAGCCCGTCCAGCTCACTGCCATCAACCTACAAATACAGCCAACA GCCTCTCGACTGGTTCAAGACAGTAAAGATAAGCCAACCTCACTGGTGGTGAGAGAGACCTGTCCAACACCcgccacacagcagcagcagcagcagcaacaacaacagcagcagcagcagcaacctgcgacatcaccatcaccatcacaaTCTGCCAAGCCTGTAGAGCAGCCCAAGGTCGACCCAGCCACACCAGCTGTTCAGCCACAAG GAGGGGGCTCAACCAAGAGGCCGAGCGCTGCACCTGGGACACCACCTCCAGCCATGACCTCAGGAAACGAGAGCGAGGCGCCCACGGTGACGGGCAGCACGCCTCAGAACGGAGAGAACAAACCGCCCCAGGCCATCGTCAAGCCCCAGGTCCTCACACATGTCATCGAAGGCTTTGTCATCCAGGAGGGAGCCGAACCGTTCCCAGTGTGT GTGGAGCGTCTGCCCATTCTGATCGACAGCCCGAAGAAGCTGGATCATCAGCTCTCGTCAGACCCTGACAAAACCCCCGTCAGCAACGCGGCGAACTCTGACTCTGAGCCTGAGGACATGAACCAGCCAg aaaaagaGCAAGAGCCCAAACTGACGTGTGAATACTGCGGCTGGGTCGACTTCGCCTACACGTTCAAGGGCTCTAAAAGATTCTGCTCCATGGTTTGTGCAAAGAG GTACAACGTGGGCTGTACAAAGAGGATAGGCCTTTTCCGTCCAGAGAGGAGTAAACCAACAAACCGCTGGCGTAGAAGATCCCAGGGCCGCTCGAGTATAGAGGCTAAGAAGCAG aaGCTGTCCCCCTCACCGCAGCAGCCTCAGGGGGGTTCTGTATCCTCACCACATCCGTCGCAGCCAAGTCAGGAGGAGTCCAGCCCGTGTTCGGACATGTCCAGCTACGAGGAGCCGCCGTCTCCCCTGTCAGCCGCCAGCTCAGGACCCCTGGCTCCCGCCCCGGCCCCAGCTCAGGTCTCCGTCCACCGGCAGCCGAGCAGGGCCTCGGACCAGGAGGGCTGCGCCGGGAGAGACGCGTCTACGCTCTGTCAGCACTTCTTACCCAACGACCCCACCAAGTGGAATGTTGAAGAGGTGTACGAGTTCATCTGTTCACTGCCAG GTTGTCAGGAGATAGCAGACGAGTTTCGCTCTCAGGAGATCGATGGACAAGCGTTGCTCCTGTTAAAGGAAGACCACCTCATGAGCACCATGAACATTAAACTGGGACCTGCACTCAAGATCTTTGCACGCATCAACATGCTCAAAGACTCTTAG